gcacgggattaaataccaccagtacgtggacgacacagttgtatctgtccgccctgtgccaactcagtgtagcggtggaagtgatgtgccagtgcctggaagctgttagggtctggatgggagtgaacaaactctcACTCAAgcctgacaagaccaagtggctgtggatgttgccccctaaggacagcccagctagtccgtccctaagcctggggggggagaaaatttactcccctcagagagggtccacaacttgggggtcctcctggatccgcagctgacgttagaacatcacctgtcggctgtgaccagggggggcctttgcccaggttcgcctgatgcaccagttgcggccctatttggaccgggaggcactgcaaacagtcactcacgccctcatcacctcaagactggattactgtaatgcgttctacatggagctgcccctgaaaagtgttcggagactacaattagtccagaatgcaaccacgctagcgatactgggtgtaccaaggtacacccacactacacctatcctctgcgagctgcattggctccctattggtctccgagcacaattcaaggtgctggttattacctttaaaaccctacatggcctaggacccggatatctacgagaccgtcttctgccgcacacctccctacgaccgataagatcgtacagggtgggccttctccaggtgccatcaactAGACAATATCGGCTGGCGgtgcctcggaggagggccttctctgttgccactctggccctatggaacgaactacccccagagatccggatactacccactctcatggccttccgaaaagctatcaaaacctggctattctggcaggcctggggctgttgacctcttgaccgaggtccagtCCCGATTAGACTCGGTGctttatgtgttttcttttaatctgctttcttctgtttttttttttaacttttctcttaaaattttattttctgtaagccgcccggagtcctttgggattgggcggcctataaatttaataaatagaaatagaatagaaacctatagcagaaactttgagtcatttcaaatactacctctggctgactCCGCCCCAATCTATTAGCTGCTTCCtgtgtcccagctgatcggcatcCCAGTTGATTGGCTGGGTGGTCTTCTGTTGCCCTTGACAggagaatggaactggaaagcaggttagtggggtggagagggaaaTGGGagttttgcagtgtccttcccctgtcacgcccaccaagccacaccacgcccagagaaccgatagtaaaatatttttgaatcccaccactgggcacaaCTGACACATAATATGAAGCTGTGCCAAGGCCTTTCTAACCATGGCTGCTATCTGCTCTTCGAGTCTAGGAGGATCCCCAGATTGTGCTTTGAATGTGTCCAGGGTAGCGCAATCCCATCCAGCACTAAAAATGGAAGAATCTTGTTTCTAGAGGGCCCAAATAACTACAGATATTCAGTGTTGTTGGGATCGAGTCAGAGCCCGTTTCACTCTGTCCAGTCCCCAACAGCCTCCAGATACTGGGATAGGACAGTCACATCATCACTCAAGGGGCTCCGGGTAAAGATATAAAGTTGGGTGTCATCGGTATACTGACAATATCTCATCCAAAACAACAGATCACCTCACCCAGCGgcctcatgtaaatgttaaatagaagGGGAGAGGGAATTGAACCTTACAATGTAGGGGCTGTGGGCTGGATCTCACTCCCCCAATTAACACTAAGTGGACCTGACTGTGGAGAAAGGAGGAAAACCAGCACAATAGGGTGTTGCCCGTTCCCAGTCCCGGAAGCTGGCTCAGAAAAATACCACAATCAAGAGTAAAATCAATATAATAACGGAAACTTTGCTAAGGATCAAGTCTTTCGATTTCAAAACAATTCTGTGGAAATCTGAATTCTGGCTCCTCCTTTGCACTTTAAAATTTTTTTGGATTTGCTCCAATTCATAAAATGAACATGTCATCCGCCCACAATTTCCACTCCAACAGGGTATAAATAATGTGCCCAGGAATGCTTAGCCTCACTTTACAGAGAGGCACTTGGAGGACTCCCACCTAGGTTGCAAGAGCTTCTGAAAAGGTGAGTTAAATCATTCATATTTAAATCGAAATGCAGAGCGTTGTATTCTTTTCTAACAAACTGCCTCATAATAATCtttttccataatttttcttGGTATCAATGAGTTTTGTAGTTATCTGGGCCTCTGCCCTTCTGCGTTTTTGAAGATAGAAACATTTGCCTTTTgcaagtgtaggaagttatcataggtttataggttttataggttttattagtatttgtaggccgcccttttccctgaggggactcagggcggctcacacaaaaaccagggaggggggggatacaacattgagataacaacatataataaaataataagcaccatacattcatcattcgggcggggtaataattcttatccccaggcctgacgggcgagccagttcttcaaggctgtgcggaaggcttggacggtggagagggtacgaatctccacggggagctcgttccaaagggtcggggctactgctgagaaggccctcctccttgtagttgccagccgacactggctggccgatggaatgcggaggaggcctaatctatgtgatcttataggtcggagggaagtaattggcagaaggcggtctctcaagtatcccgatccactgccatgtagggctttatgggtgattaatagcaccttgaagcgcatccggagatcgacaggtagccagcgcagctcgcggaggataggtgttatgcgggtgaatcgaggtgcacccgcataacacctctcccagaaaaatgaaatatcctaggaaatattgaaaaggctgaatatttctctggatgtgaaaagaaacatgttttaaaagacaatagttgcctatagctttctgcccctccccagttaatgggccattaagatggccaggctagcccactttacataataaagacttctcctcactgcagctgtagggggaagggatattactcaactgaccacaaggcaactgagaactcatcacagcctagagagtagccccctgcatggcaccatgggagtctgacaaccagtcagaatacatttcttacacaggaacaggaaacagagaggtgggactgaacagggtataaaagcctagcaagcccctccctcagcccttctcttcttctccatcaacattgaaacatgtgatcaccttttctggccagggctcaagccatgtggccctgtccaacaataaaccatctttccaagcatgtctccagtgtcttcttccccacttggagctgaacccagaaggacatttctttcaacacaagcATTGATAATCTCTGACTTCTCAACAACTATTACAAGAGACTCTAAGGTAACGTCCatccaaatggaaaaaaaaaccgtTGGAAACTGAGCACAGCCAGTAGTTTAGAAAATGATATAGCTGTACTATAACGTCCAGCAATACTGCAAGAAAAATCACAGCCCATCGCTTGACACCACATAGGTATCTGAATCTTTCTGTGAATGTTTGCATGTCCTGTTACCTCTTGCAGCATTATATGCAACGTAAAATATACTGAGAGAAATTTAAACTTTCTTTTTCAGATCCAGCGGCACAACGTTCCAATGAATCCCCAAAATTCTTACGATTCTTTAGTAAGGGGCATTCTGTCCATCGATGTCACGGGAGATTTCAATCCTTGTGAGCTTTTGCTCACAGGAGACCAAGCCTTCCCAGTGCTTGTAGATTCCAAGGGCCAGGTTCTCATGGCTGCATCCCAATATGGGAAAGGCCGGATGGTGGTCACTGCCCATGAATCCATGATACAGCTTCCACAGTTCTTGCCGTTCATTAAAAATGCCttggactggctcaggccttcCCCAACGGCACTCATAGGAGTCCATGGAAGTCTGCATGCCCTCTCCAAATTGCTCCTCAGTAATGGCATTAAAGTTCAACCGGACGCAACACTTGGAGACTGCAGAGTATTCTGCAGAGATGCCTACAATGATGTCCAGGCTGATGACCTTGTGCAATTTGTAAAGGGAGGTGGTGGTCTGCTCATGGGTGGCCAGGCCTGGTATTGGTCATATCAACATGGGAAGGAAGCAGTCCTGGTTCAATTTCCTGGAAACCTGGTGACCAGTGTGGCTGGAGTGTATTTCACTGCCAATATGGGAGAAAATGGTATTTTCTCTGTACCTGAAAaaattcccaggattcccctcATCACTGAGTAAGTATTAATCCATCTCTTTTTCTATGGTTATTAATCCTATATATAACAGTGGATTTTGGGGGGTGACCCGTGTCCCAATTATTTAAGGTTTGCAAAATGAGCTACTCCAGATTAAGCAATTGTCTCATTCCAACAATTATTTTTTGTATGCCATGTGCTTGTATGTGCTTGTACAAATACACTGGCTGCTAACTTGTATAGCAGTCTCCACGAAGAATGGGATTATTGTACTAGACTGGGAAGGGAGGAACAAACTATCATATATCTAATTTAATAATCATTAACAAGGGGATTGATTGAGAATgacattttaattgtattttctgTTTATGCTTTATAAGCAAAGATATTGAATACAATAAAGTCCAATGTCCCTCAAATTGAAAAGACTTTCAGTTTCATATACCGTCACTGTATACATTAGTTTCATTCACCCAGTTTGAACTGAGTCGACTGGGGAAAATGCATCCAGCCTTATGGGTTTCCTCAATTATTTGGCAGAAACAGGAGTGATGCATTTGTTTTGGAATTATTTCTACAGATACTTTAAATTCCACATATTCATATATAAAACATATTCAGAGTTAAaagaatatttatatttcttcccTGTCAGAAATGACACTCTACAGATACGATAGGACCAATAAAACAGCAGATAGCTTCTTAAGCAGATAGCTTCTTAAGCATGGAAGATCTGAGGCTTCCATCcaattcttccaatattattatGTCAGCAAGCATTGCCTTCAGTTTAGGGAAATAGAGATTCTTAGGCTTATACCTTACCAAAAAATTATGGTGACAAATTTGGGAAGGTTCAGCACAAAAATTTGAATAAGTGTCCATTCAGTCTGCAATACTTTTCTCATCCAGTATCCATTTAACAACAAACtagcatctttctccttctgcttcttcttcttccccccccccctcctcctcctcctcctcctcctcctcctcctcctcttccttccctttctccttttgtttccccctctcctccttcctctcctcctcctccactctgtAGTGCTGATGATTGATATTACAACTTAATCAAGCCATTCTTCCAATGTTAGGATTCTAGTCTGAAGACTATCATACCCATGGAAaatataattttactttttttttttaagacatggATTAGATATTCAAAGGGATTTACAAACTCTTCTGAAAGGAGTGGAGAGATTCAATGTAAATGGTGATGACCTCCAGAATCAAATTGTTCCTTCTCCCTTGCTTATCCATGGAGCCTTGGCATTTCCAGTTGGCATAAGTGATACCTACGACGCCTTCCTGGCAGCTGCATACTACGGTCAAGGACGCATTGTAGTTGCCTCTCATGAAGGCTTCCTCAACATATCATCAATGAAATCTTTCCTCCTCAATGCCATCAGTTGGCTTTCTGccggaaaggaaagaaaggtggGCATTGGAAACAACATGCAGAAACTTTACTCCATGCTAAACCAAGCAAAGATTCCCTGTGAGCTAACCAACTTTAAGAAAAGCCTAGGCATATACTGTTGTACAGCCTATGATGCCAAAGAGATGGAAAGCATCCATGAATTTGTCTCTGAAGGAGGAGGACTCCTAATTGGGGGTCAGTCTTGGCATTGGGCTTCTGTGAATCCTGACTCCAGTGCTATTGCAGAATATCCAGGAAATAAGATCCTGAATAAGTTTGGGATTGGAATTATTCAGCACTATTTGAAAGTAGCTGGAAACAGCTGTCCTGCTGGAGAGCCCAGTGAAGTTGCTTCCACTTATCATTTCCGGAAAGCATTCTTGAAGTTCAAGGAACATATTCGAAACGAGCAGATTCTACAACCACCATATTCCTTGTGGTTCCAGAAGTTGGCGCAAGACATTGCGATATTCCTTGAGATCCCAGCTACAAACTCCCGTCCTTTCTCCTCAGTTCATGATGATGCTCTAGAGTTGGTTCAGATTAAAGGGATTCCTGAAGTCAGTGTACGTAACCCAATCCAAGCTAATTCAGTGCAAGCCATCTTACTTCAAATAGCTTCTGTGCTCTATAATGTTCTGCCAGAGTTTCAAGGCTTAGTACCCAGCCTGATGCCAAATGATCCAAATTCTTATCCTACAGCACCTCCTCAAAACATTCAAGTAAATGGAAGCAATACAGGTAAGAAATGTTCTTCTTAATTTTGAATATAGTGCTTCTTCTTTCAAGATAATGATCTGTGTGTGCTGGACATTATCTTTCATTTATGTATATAGAAATGAGCATCTGAAAAAAATTATACTTTGTTTTTAGGTGAGGAAGCTTGGAGAAGCACTGGCATGTATGCTCCCCCAGCAACAACAGTCACTTTATCATTCCCAGCCTCCGCTCTCAAAGCAAAATTACAGGTATTATTAATCCTATATTAGACATCATGATTGATGGTTAAAATTCTGCATGTCCTTAACACACTACAATAAGATCCCGTCCCCCTCTCCACCCATGCATCTTgctccctcctccccatcttTGTCCATTTTAAGCTAATCGAATATTACTATTTTGCCTTGATGATTTAATGTTTCTTTTACATGATTGTAAGCCATTTAATGTCATGTCCAGGTGAGAAGGGCTTCATGGAAGttgtataaataaagaaatgaatgaatgaatgaatgaataaataaatatgaactgATGTCAAATGAATGTTGAGATCTTGTTGCATCTCAGAGAAAAGGGCAAgtgcaggaaaagaaaaggaggaatatttttttattttccagaaaGAAAGCTTGCAAAAACAAGTAGAGCAGAAATTAATCTCAGCAACAAAAaaatatctattaatatattttctataggCTCTCACACTACAATTACACTACATTCTTTAAGTCCAACTTCTGcaatgtttgtgtctgtgtgtgtgtgtgtgtgtgtgtgtaatattttgGAGATaaggaatatgtatgtatgtatgtatgtatgtatgtatgtatgtatgtatgtatgtatgtacggatggatggatggatagatagatagatagatagatagatagatagatagatagatagatagatataacacacacacacacacacacattcaataAATATCCAAAATATTTGCTAATGGCCAATAAATATCCAAAATATTTGCTAATGGCCAAATATTTGTCTTAATTTGTCACTCGCTAAAGAATTATACTTTTTCctattttgttcacattttggcTTTTTATTCACCCCTTCGTGACAGGGCTTAAAAATTGTTCCCCTCTGCCCAGTCCTGGAAAACCTTTCCCTCATGCAGCTCTGAGGGAAGGAAAAATGCATTTTCCTCCCCAGTTTCCTCAATCGCTCTTCCATTGCCACTTCTTATCAAAGCTGCCTATCTCTTAATTCGCCTGTTGATTTGACTCCCAAGCTTTGGCTTGGCTTATTCAGTCCTCACAAGGCCtgtggttaaggtgaccagacatccgcCGCCGTTGCTTGGAAAACTCTCACAGCCTCTAGCAGGTGTCAGATGTGGGAAGTCAGGTTCTGCTCTATTCTCAACCAAAGAAACTCAACACAGTAGGTGACTTTGGTTATTCCTCTATCTTCACTTAGCTTAACTCAGAAGGTGATAAAAAATTGGAGGAGATGGCACCATGCAGGCCAccttgagttggggggggggagcaggatatatatttaattaatacatAAGGTAATAGCTTGTAATTTCATActgacatttctatttttataaatctTTGCTCTGTGCATTTATTAGCCAGAGCACATTTATTCCTTTAGAGTACTATACTATTCTGTTCATTTGTCCAATTTCCTCTCCTAGCTTTCATTCAAAAGTTCCTGGTGTACATAAACTTTTATCTTCAGAATaaacctatctacctatctacctatctacctacctacctgtcatctatctattgaAAAGTAGCAACAAGTGACCCTACATTAGAACAATTGAGACTGTATATTGAAACTGCCAAGTAGGAGTGTAAcaacttttttattctattcatatgCAGCAAACATCATcactttagtgaccaaagttacaatggcattgaaaaaagtggctgatgaccatttttcacacttagcgaccgttgtgaccatttttcacacttagcgaccattgcggcatcctcatggtcgcgtgatcaaaattttgtttggccacagattcgtatttatgctggtttcagtgtcctggggtgaccttttgacaaaatataaaatttttaatccagCCCCCCcaccgtcaatggtgtccctctttaccaatctgaaagtctggtcaccttacctgtGGTGGCAGAGCTCCAGGCAGCCATcttgtcttccttcctcctcaccaCGTCCTTGGCCCTTCTATTTCATTGGCCCCTGGCTTCTccttggctttgtctttcctcctTATTTACTTCTGGACTAGGCTTCCAGACTTTTCTCTTCTGAATCTTGGCTCCTTCTGAGGGAAATGGCTTGAAAAATGTTTCCTTCATGCCAGATCCTgagggaagaggggggaaaaaacactccTCTCTCCTCAGATTCCTCAGTTGCAGCCTCCTTCCTGGTTGCCTCTCCTCATCAGGGCAGTCTgtcttttaatttgcctttttatTTGGCTCCTGAGCTTTGGCTTTGTTTATTTGGCCTGGTCTTCATGAGTCCTTTGGCTGCAGAGCTCCCAGGCAGCCATCTTGTCTTCTTTCTCCAAAATGATTCTGTTTGATTGGTCGCCGCTGTTTGATTGGCAGCTGGGTTGTCCTGACAATGGGGGAGGGCAGAGAAGGAGCACAGGTGCTTCTCACCTGCTCAGGTATGTTGTTGTCCTTCCATAGgccttaaataaataaactgcccTCCATCCGAAAAGCATTTAAACTCTTTCCCAATGTTTTTCATCTCAAAAATGTCACTGGAGGTACTCAAATACTGAAGTGAGCACAGTGTAAAAAACAAGGAGACTTTTATTTATTAGAAATGTATCCATATATTTTTTATGGTTCAGAtataatgtatattttatattaaaaatagttttagtaTGAATATAATATACAGTTGTattagtgtttgtgtgtgtgtgtgtgtgtgtatgcagttATCTAATATGCAGTTGTattacgtgtgtgtgtatgtgtgtgtgtgtgtgcgtgtgtgtatacactgggttttgggcttaaagtgtgttcggagctgccgtctttctataaatcttggtgtgcatgtgtgtgtggagtgctggcttttttttcagtaaatggaatgattggttgtgtggctgtatcatgattggtagattgatgctgattggtgctggctgtgtgtctattgttgtttcgtgttgtaatggcctgggtggtgggtggggctcgtttgttgactagagctgctttccagatgtctggtaggcggtaggtatcatcacatttatacatgttgtggggtgtttctctatttcaatagcttccaaaTAGAGAAActcccccacaacatgaataaacgtgacgataatATTTAGTATTaatataaagtaaaggtaaaaaagttcccctcgcacatatgtgctagtcgttcccaactctagggggtggtgctcatctctgtttcaaagccaaagagccagtgctgtccaaagacgtctccatggtcatgtggctggcatgactagacgccgaaggcacatggaacactgtttccttcccaccaaaggtggttcctagttttctacttgcatttttagatgcAATCGAACttctagtttggcagaagcttggacagaTAATGGGAgctagctcactccattatgtggcactcgggattcgaaccaccgaactgccaactttcttaacaacaagctctgcgtcttagccactgagccaccacgtccctagtaTTAATATAGTAGCATTGAATTATAAAtataagatgtatggatttcaggTCTCAGAATTTCCCTGCCAACCAGCTGAGAAATTTGGGAGGTTGAAATCCATACCTTTTAAATGCTGCCAAGATGGAGAAACACCAATTTTATACTATTTCTAATCAAAGTCAGAGTTAGTCTTCCATGTTTTAGATGTTTGAAACACACACCACCTCATTCAATGTCACCATTAAGCCATTTCTCTTTAGAGTGATTTATTCATTTCAAGGGAGGTTGTTTTCCACAGGTGCAGATTGGGTGCCACACCGATAGTTTAGTTAAACTTCAGAAATGGAAGCGTCCTCCAGTGGTGACAAGGCTGTTTCCGGTGCAGAGGGAGAAGATGGAGATCTCCAGTTTGTGGGGAGGCCTCCTGTACATCATTGTACCAAAGAATTCTTCACTGGGCTCCTTCTCCGTCACCATCCAAGGGGCCACCCAGGCGCCTTATTTCAAGCATGGTAAGACAACTCCTTCCTCAATTTATGAAGTTCAAAGTTGTTGCATAGA
This genomic interval from Thamnophis elegans isolate rThaEle1 chromosome 7, rThaEle1.pri, whole genome shotgun sequence contains the following:
- the LOC116511216 gene encoding TRPM8 channel-associated factor homolog, giving the protein MAAICSSSLGGSPDCALNVSRIQRHNVPMNPQNSYDSLVRGILSIDVTGDFNPCELLLTGDQAFPVLVDSKGQVLMAASQYGKGRMVVTAHESMIQLPQFLPFIKNALDWLRPSPTALIGVHGSLHALSKLLLSNGIKVQPDATLGDCRVFCRDAYNDVQADDLVQFVKGGGGLLMGGQAWYWSYQHGKEAVLVQFPGNLVTSVAGVYFTANMGENGIFSVPEKIPRIPLITEHGLDIQRDLQTLLKGVERFNVNGDDLQNQIVPSPLLIHGALAFPVGISDTYDAFLAAAYYGQGRIVVASHEGFLNISSMKSFLLNAISWLSAGKERKVGIGNNMQKLYSMLNQAKIPCELTNFKKSLGIYCCTAYDAKEMESIHEFVSEGGGLLIGGQSWHWASVNPDSSAIAEYPGNKILNKFGIGIIQHYLKVAGNSCPAGEPSEVASTYHFRKAFLKFKEHIRNEQILQPPYSLWFQKLAQDIAIFLEIPATNSRPFSSVHDDALELVQIKGIPEVSVRNPIQANSVQAILLQIASVLYNVLPEFQGLVPSLMPNDPNSYPTAPPQNIQVNGSNTGEEAWRSTGMYAPPATTVTLSFPASALKAKLQVQIGCHTDSLVKLQKWKRPPVVTRLFPVQREKMEISSLWGGLLYIIVPKNSSLGSFSVTIQGATQAPYFKHGETSIQDWQDTIRHYPAPWAELETESIILTLPSVAVRKHDGIAPLLQTWAQMMRAITHLAAIPSIFARPERIVADIQISAGWMHSGYPIMSNVRALPEIIDVQAFHAKGTWGPIHELGHNQQKSGWNFPPHTTEATCNLWSVYVNETVLSISREIAHPDLQPHARKERIEKYIRNGANLKDFEVFTALEPYLQLQEAFGWDPYVRILAKYQTMSNIPNEKKAKMNLWAETFSREVNRNLGPFFKTWGWPIEDSVSEKLASSYPAWAEDPMIKYRPS